From the Zonotrichia albicollis isolate bZonAlb1 chromosome Z, bZonAlb1.hap1, whole genome shotgun sequence genome, one window contains:
- the HACD4 gene encoding very-long-chain (3R)-3-hydroxyacyl-CoA dehydratase 4, producing MNMYLFVYDLMQFCGHSWIFTNMIIRFMTFGKDSLADTFHSIGLVMRLCQLLSVLEILHILIGIDKSRLLPRFLQITERIIILFVVINSQEEVQGKYVVCVLFFLWNLLDVVRYTYNMLARMGIYYLPLTWLNFSLCIPLYPLSVLAKGFAICVSLPYFESFGTYSIKLPFPFTFSIYFPYVLKMYLIVLFAGMCFIIQNLFSERMAHLGTGNIKNKRS from the exons ATGAACATGTACCTGTTTGTGTATGACTTAATGCAATTCTGTGGACATTCTTGGATATTTACAAATATGATCATCAGGTTCATGACCTTTGGAAAAG ATTCACTGGCTGACACGTTTCACTCCATAGGACTTGTAATGCGCCTTTGCCAGTTGTTATCTGTTTTGGAGATCCTGCACATCCTCATTGGCATTGACAAAAGCCGTCTCCTCCCCAGGTTTTTGCAG atcACGGagagaataattattttatttgtcGTGATCAACAGTCAGGAAGAAGTTCAAGGGAAATATGTcgtctgtgttttatttttcctttggaatTTATTAGATGTGGTCAG GTACACTTACAATATGTTGGCAAGGATGGGCATATACTACCTACCACTAACATGGCTCAACTTCTCACTGTGCATCCCGCTTTATCCCCTTTCAGTTCTGGCTAAAG GATTTGCAATTTGTGTATCACTTCCTTATTTTGAATCCTTTGGCACATACTCCATCAAGCTACCATTTCCATTTACCTTCTCAATCTACTTCCCCTATGTTCTGAAAATGTACCTGATAGTGCTCTTTGCAG GTATGTGCTTTATCATCCAGAACCTCTTCTCCGAGAGAATGGCACACTTAGGGACAGGCAAcatcaaaaataaaagaagctaA